In the genome of Chryseobacterium oryzae, one region contains:
- a CDS encoding N-acetylmuramoyl-L-alanine amidase family protein has protein sequence MKALQLIILSFLAAIILSFSPTSKKYIVIDAGHGGKDLGATRNGIHEKDIVLNIAKQIKKSVERNDNYEVILTRDDDSYPSLSERTEKINKLNPEMVISLHVNQTPKETEKTGFEIYVQKNEQSKNLAEKLKHKLGECPVKEENLHLLRESKVPAILLELGFMSNTKDRAYMSSEEGQKEIAEKISDFIRGN, from the coding sequence ATGAAAGCTTTACAATTAATTATTTTATCTTTTCTGGCGGCTATAATACTTTCTTTTTCTCCAACAAGTAAAAAATACATCGTTATAGATGCAGGACACGGAGGTAAAGATTTGGGAGCTACCCGCAATGGCATACACGAAAAAGATATTGTTCTGAATATCGCTAAGCAAATTAAAAAATCTGTTGAAAGAAACGATAATTATGAAGTTATCCTGACTCGTGACGACGATTCTTACCCTAGTCTTTCCGAAAGAACAGAAAAAATTAATAAGCTTAATCCCGAAATGGTTATTTCTCTACACGTAAATCAAACACCTAAAGAAACAGAGAAAACTGGTTTTGAAATTTATGTTCAGAAAAATGAGCAATCTAAAAATTTGGCTGAAAAACTTAAGCATAAGTTGGGAGAATGCCCTGTTAAAGAAGAAAATCTCCATTTATTGAGAGAATCTAAAGTTCCTGCAATATTGTTAGAGCTAGGATTTATGAGCAATACAAAAGACAGAGCGTATATGTCTAGCGAAGAGGGACAGAAAGAAATTGCCGAAAAAATATCCGATTTTATCCGAGGAAATTAA
- a CDS encoding KUP/HAK/KT family potassium transporter — protein MAEVTEGGHHFDLKKLSFVGVLVSLGIVFGDIGTSPLYVMKAIVNARNQGATMPFDEYIEGALSCIIWTLTLQTTVKYVIIALKADNRGEGGILALYSLVKRLKKKWLYVVAIIGASTLVADSVITPSLTVMSAIEGLKIYNPDTPVVVITLFILFIVFVVQQFGTASIGKFFGPIMVTWFLVLGGFGAMHIFDHIEILKSFNPVYAYNLITHSPSAIVIMGAVFLCTTGAEALYSDLGHCGAKNIQISWVFVKLMLILNYLGQGAWLLDNYQKVFTGINPFFGIMPEWAVLPGVVLATAAAIIASQAVITGSFTMFSEAMSISFWPNQHIEYPSGIKGQMYIPRINWGLMFFCFIVVIFFQKSERMEAAYGLTITITMLMTTILLTYWLSRSRLNKIFIAGFLIVYLALESGFFYANVLKFMDGGWLTMVLGGFIAVCMYAWYNGRLLKANFTNYVKIDKYVSIIKDMKLDETIPKYCTNLAYLSRAKRYDEIESKIIYSIIKKQPKRADHYFILSIVNQEDPYTFKYSIDEILPGTVYKINFLLGFKVDRRINDYFNMVLNDMMAEGTIPSRSSHPSLRAHNIPPDLKYVIIDNTYINDILLTVKQKITLNIYNFVKYIGSDDFKSWGVTSHNVVVESAPLTEETIPKKRIQQSEFFRCKS, from the coding sequence ATGGCAGAAGTTACAGAAGGAGGTCATCATTTTGACCTGAAAAAACTTTCATTTGTAGGAGTCCTTGTTTCTTTGGGAATCGTTTTTGGAGACATAGGAACTTCTCCGTTATACGTAATGAAAGCAATTGTTAATGCAAGAAACCAAGGGGCTACAATGCCTTTTGATGAATATATTGAAGGTGCATTGTCTTGTATAATTTGGACTTTAACCCTGCAGACCACAGTAAAATATGTAATTATTGCACTAAAAGCTGATAACAGAGGTGAAGGTGGCATTTTAGCCCTGTATTCACTCGTTAAAAGACTGAAGAAAAAATGGCTGTATGTTGTTGCAATTATCGGAGCATCTACATTGGTTGCAGACAGTGTCATTACACCATCACTTACGGTTATGTCTGCCATAGAGGGATTGAAAATTTATAATCCGGATACACCTGTTGTGGTTATTACATTATTCATTCTCTTTATAGTTTTTGTAGTACAGCAATTTGGGACAGCTTCTATTGGGAAATTCTTCGGACCTATTATGGTTACTTGGTTTCTCGTTTTAGGAGGTTTTGGAGCCATGCATATTTTTGATCATATTGAGATTTTAAAATCATTTAATCCTGTTTATGCCTACAATTTAATCACTCATTCTCCTAGTGCAATTGTTATCATGGGAGCCGTATTTCTTTGTACAACAGGGGCAGAAGCTTTGTATTCAGATTTAGGGCATTGTGGTGCGAAGAATATTCAGATAAGTTGGGTTTTCGTAAAATTGATGCTGATTTTGAATTATTTAGGACAGGGAGCCTGGCTGTTGGATAATTATCAGAAAGTATTTACAGGGATCAATCCTTTTTTTGGAATTATGCCGGAATGGGCGGTTTTACCGGGAGTGGTTTTGGCGACTGCAGCTGCAATTATTGCAAGTCAGGCAGTAATTACAGGTTCATTTACCATGTTTTCTGAGGCAATGTCTATATCTTTTTGGCCCAATCAGCATATCGAATATCCGTCCGGAATAAAAGGACAAATGTATATTCCTAGAATTAACTGGGGGCTGATGTTTTTCTGTTTTATTGTAGTGATATTCTTTCAAAAATCCGAGAGAATGGAAGCGGCTTATGGTTTAACAATAACCATTACTATGCTCATGACTACAATTTTGCTAACCTATTGGCTGAGCAGAAGTAGACTTAACAAAATCTTTATTGCTGGTTTTCTCATAGTTTATCTAGCTTTAGAATCTGGTTTTTTCTATGCCAATGTACTCAAGTTTATGGATGGAGGTTGGCTTACCATGGTTTTGGGTGGTTTTATAGCGGTTTGTATGTATGCGTGGTATAATGGAAGGCTGCTTAAAGCCAATTTTACCAATTATGTAAAAATAGACAAATATGTTTCTATCATAAAAGATATGAAACTGGATGAAACCATCCCTAAATACTGTACCAATCTTGCATATCTAAGCCGTGCAAAACGTTATGATGAAATAGAATCTAAAATTATTTATTCCATCATTAAAAAACAGCCGAAAAGGGCAGATCATTATTTTATTTTAAGTATCGTAAATCAGGAAGATCCATATACTTTTAAATATAGCATAGATGAAATTCTTCCAGGAACTGTCTATAAAATAAATTTTCTTTTAGGATTTAAAGTAGACAGAAGAATTAATGACTATTTTAATATGGTTCTGAATGATATGATGGCGGAAGGTACAATTCCATCAAGAAGCAGCCATCCATCTTTAAGAGCGCATAATATTCCGCCAGATTTAAAGTATGTAATTATTGATAATACCTATATTAACGACATACTTTTAACGGTTAAGCAGAAAATTACGCTCAATATTTACAACTTTGTGAAGTATATTGGTAGCGACGATTTTAAATCTTGGGGAGTCACTTCTCATAACGTAGTCGTAGAATCTGCACCTCTTACCGAAGAAACTATTCCTAAAAAAAGAATTCAGCAATCGGAATTTTTTAGATGTAAGTCCTAG
- a CDS encoding aminotransferase class IV, with product MYILKNLYFTSEKPEVFNRAFLSGDAVKVSFFIRNSKLIMDEESYFFLMASMRKMRLNIPLTYTLEFFQNLFTSKVILENGVENGIINFMVYRNSDGITWSKSSVSYYFEVTEITDVLSISSRPLELDLIKEINVNHNLLSNIRVHCPENIYAEIYAQENDLDDVILLNPNKRIARSVKGNLLFLEGDVIKIPKQSEGAYISPLMENFVTYLHKNNLADVQEHEIIAFESQKAEEILLISDEEGIFSVKKIRNKTFENSRFSDLVETWKNSFQ from the coding sequence ATTTATATTTTGAAAAATTTATATTTCACATCAGAAAAGCCTGAAGTTTTTAATCGCGCTTTTCTTTCCGGAGATGCGGTAAAAGTTTCTTTCTTCATCAGAAATTCTAAACTGATTATGGATGAAGAAAGTTATTTTTTCCTTATGGCATCCATGAGAAAAATGAGGCTCAATATTCCTCTTACTTATACTCTTGAGTTTTTTCAGAATCTATTTACCTCAAAAGTAATTCTTGAAAACGGTGTAGAGAATGGAATCATCAATTTCATGGTTTACAGGAATTCAGACGGAATTACATGGTCGAAATCTTCAGTTTCTTATTATTTTGAGGTTACAGAAATTACAGATGTTCTTTCTATCAGTTCAAGACCGCTGGAGCTGGATTTAATTAAAGAAATTAATGTAAATCACAATCTTCTAAGCAATATAAGAGTTCATTGTCCGGAAAATATTTATGCGGAAATTTATGCTCAGGAAAATGATTTGGATGATGTTATTCTTTTAAATCCAAATAAAAGAATTGCACGTTCTGTGAAGGGAAATCTTCTTTTTTTGGAAGGAGATGTCATCAAGATACCTAAGCAATCTGAAGGTGCGTATATTTCTCCGTTAATGGAAAATTTCGTAACCTATCTTCATAAAAACAATTTGGCAGATGTTCAGGAACACGAAATTATTGCTTTTGAATCTCAAAAAGCAGAAGAAATTTTATTGATCTCTGATGAAGAGGGAATTTTTTCGGTTAAAAAAATTAGAAATAAAACATTTGAAAACAGTCGTTTTTCTGATCTTGTAGAAACTTGGAAAAACAGTTTTCAGTAG
- a CDS encoding Fur family transcriptional regulator has protein sequence MDTLQKEKNITLIKEVLRNYLLEKGFRNTPERYTILEEIYNMDHHFNVDDLYLLMMQKKYHVSKATIYNTIEIFLDAGLIRKHQFGEKTLTSSSYEKSYFDKQHDHLVIYKKDSDKEIEEIIEFCDPRIQGIKEAIEAAFGVKIDSHSLYFYGTKND, from the coding sequence ATGGATACTTTACAAAAAGAAAAAAATATAACGCTGATAAAGGAAGTTTTACGCAATTACCTTTTGGAAAAAGGCTTTCGTAATACGCCGGAAAGATATACTATTTTAGAAGAAATTTACAATATGGATCATCACTTCAATGTGGATGATCTGTATCTTCTGATGATGCAGAAAAAATATCATGTATCTAAAGCGACTATTTACAATACAATAGAAATTTTCCTTGATGCAGGTCTTATTCGTAAGCACCAGTTTGGTGAAAAAACACTTACATCTTCATCATACGAAAAATCTTACTTCGATAAACAGCACGATCATTTGGTGATTTATAAGAAAGATTCGGATAAGGAAATCGAAGAAATCATAGAATTTTGCGATCCAAGAATTCAGGGGATTAAAGAAGCGATAGAAGCAGCTTTTGGTGTGAAAATTGATTCTCATTCGCTGTATTTTTACGGGACAAAGAATGACTAA
- a CDS encoding aspartate aminotransferase family protein: MEIQNDFFKYQAQTTPYAAGFEVEKAEGCYIYGKDGRKYLDFVAGVSANTLGHSHPKVVNAIKEQADKYLHVMVYGEYAQEKPVELCKLLDEATSDPLEVTYLVNSGAEAVDGALKLAKRYTGREEIVSFTNSYHGNTHGALSVSGNEFHKREFRPLLPMISFIEFNNENDFDKITDKTACVILETIQGAAGFLVPNQNYLINLKKRCEEVGALLILDEIQPGFGRTGKLFSFEHFGIVPDILVMGKGMGGGVPVGAFMSSRKIMESLTHSPKLGHITTFGGNPLIAAASYATLKEVLESGVMDEVDEKEKLYRELLVHPKIKNINGKGLMLAVNLGSPEYTLNVAKKCMEKGLIVFWQLYRNEYLRISPPLTISKEEIVEGCKIILEVLDDN; this comes from the coding sequence ATGGAAATTCAAAATGATTTTTTTAAATATCAGGCACAAACAACGCCTTATGCAGCAGGTTTCGAAGTAGAAAAGGCAGAAGGATGCTATATTTACGGGAAAGACGGAAGAAAATACCTTGATTTTGTAGCGGGTGTTTCTGCCAATACTTTAGGGCATTCTCATCCAAAAGTAGTTAATGCAATTAAAGAACAGGCGGATAAATATCTTCATGTAATGGTTTACGGAGAATACGCTCAGGAAAAACCTGTAGAATTGTGTAAACTTTTGGATGAAGCAACTTCAGATCCGCTGGAAGTTACTTATTTGGTTAACAGTGGAGCAGAAGCTGTGGATGGTGCTCTTAAACTTGCCAAAAGATATACCGGAAGAGAAGAAATAGTATCGTTTACCAATTCATATCACGGAAATACACACGGAGCATTAAGTGTTTCGGGAAATGAATTCCATAAAAGAGAATTCCGACCTTTATTACCGATGATAAGTTTTATTGAGTTTAATAATGAAAACGATTTCGATAAAATTACCGACAAAACCGCATGTGTAATTCTGGAAACTATTCAGGGGGCGGCTGGTTTTTTAGTTCCTAATCAAAATTATTTAATTAATCTTAAAAAAAGATGTGAGGAAGTAGGAGCGTTGCTTATTTTAGATGAAATTCAGCCTGGATTCGGAAGAACGGGCAAGTTGTTTTCATTTGAACATTTCGGAATTGTTCCCGATATTCTTGTCATGGGAAAAGGAATGGGAGGTGGAGTTCCTGTGGGTGCTTTCATGAGTTCAAGAAAAATTATGGAATCTCTTACCCATTCGCCGAAGTTAGGGCATATTACCACTTTTGGAGGAAATCCGCTAATTGCTGCAGCTTCTTACGCTACGCTGAAAGAAGTTTTGGAAAGCGGCGTAATGGATGAAGTAGATGAAAAAGAAAAACTGTACCGAGAACTTTTGGTTCATCCTAAAATTAAAAATATTAACGGAAAAGGTTTAATGCTTGCCGTTAACTTAGGTTCTCCGGAATACACTTTAAATGTTGCTAAAAAATGCATGGAGAAAGGTCTTATTGTTTTCTGGCAACTCTATAGAAACGAATATTTGAGGATTTCTCCGCCACTTACAATTTCCAAGGAAGAAATTGTAGAGGGATGTAAAATTATCCTTGAAGTTCTTGATGATAATTAA
- a CDS encoding pyruvate dehydrogenase complex E1 component subunit beta: protein MAEYTFREVIAQAMSEEMRKDESIFLMGEEVAEYNGAYKASKGMLDEFGDKRVIDTPIAELGFTGIAVGAAMNGNRPIVEYMTFNFALVGIDQIINNAAKIRQMSGGQWNCPIVFRGPTASAGQLGATHSQAFENWYANIPGLKVVVPSNPYDAKGLLKTAIQDNDPVIFMESEQMYGDKMEIPEEEYYLPIGKADVKREGTDVTLVSFGKIMKLAMQAAEDMAKEGISVEVIDLRTVRPLDFDTVLASVKKTNRLVILEEAWPFGSVSSEITYMVQQKAFDYLDAPIKRITTPDAPAPYSAALFAEWFPKLEKVKEEIKKAMYVK, encoded by the coding sequence ATGGCAGAATATACTTTTCGTGAGGTAATTGCACAGGCAATGAGCGAGGAAATGCGTAAAGACGAATCTATTTTTCTAATGGGAGAAGAAGTAGCAGAATATAATGGTGCTTACAAAGCTTCTAAAGGAATGTTGGACGAGTTTGGTGATAAACGTGTAATCGATACACCTATTGCAGAGCTTGGTTTTACAGGTATTGCTGTTGGTGCTGCAATGAATGGTAACAGACCGATTGTAGAGTATATGACGTTTAACTTTGCACTTGTAGGAATCGATCAGATTATAAACAATGCTGCAAAAATCCGTCAGATGAGTGGTGGTCAATGGAACTGTCCGATTGTTTTCCGTGGTCCTACAGCTTCTGCAGGTCAGTTGGGAGCAACGCACTCTCAGGCTTTTGAAAATTGGTATGCAAACATTCCAGGTCTTAAAGTGGTAGTTCCTTCAAACCCTTATGATGCGAAAGGATTATTAAAAACAGCTATTCAGGATAACGATCCGGTAATTTTCATGGAATCTGAACAGATGTATGGAGATAAAATGGAAATTCCTGAAGAAGAATACTATTTACCAATCGGGAAAGCAGATGTTAAAAGAGAAGGTACAGATGTAACGTTGGTTTCTTTCGGTAAAATTATGAAACTGGCGATGCAGGCTGCAGAAGATATGGCAAAAGAAGGTATTTCTGTTGAAGTTATCGATTTAAGAACGGTTCGTCCTTTAGATTTTGATACTGTTTTAGCTTCAGTAAAAAAGACCAACAGACTGGTAATTCTTGAAGAAGCTTGGCCTTTTGGATCTGTATCCTCAGAAATTACTTATATGGTACAGCAAAAAGCATTCGACTATCTGGATGCTCCTATCAAGAGAATTACTACTCCGGATGCTCCGGCTCCATATTCTGCGGCATTGTTTGCAGAATGGTTCCCGAAATTGGAAAAAGTAAAAGAAGAAATTAAAAAAGCAATGTACGTAAAGTAA
- a CDS encoding START-like domain-containing protein encodes MAKHKVHYEFPMHCLSEILYEYLASAEGLSEWFADEVVEKGDDFFFSWNGGPAEKATLIRYKPESFVRFRWEEDEGTKHFFEMTITIDDITEDLALNITDFCEEGDEEENALYWENLIENLRIKLGAA; translated from the coding sequence ATGGCGAAACACAAAGTCCATTATGAATTTCCAATGCACTGTTTGTCAGAGATTTTGTATGAATATCTTGCAAGTGCAGAAGGTTTGTCAGAATGGTTTGCGGATGAAGTAGTAGAAAAAGGAGATGATTTCTTTTTCAGCTGGAATGGTGGTCCTGCTGAGAAGGCAACATTAATCAGATATAAGCCTGAAAGTTTCGTTCGATTCAGATGGGAAGAAGATGAGGGAACGAAGCATTTTTTTGAAATGACCATTACTATTGATGATATTACAGAAGATTTAGCTTTGAATATTACAGACTTCTGTGAAGAAGGAGATGAAGAAGAAAACGCTTTGTATTGGGAAAATCTTATAGAAAATCTTAGAATAAAACTGGGTGCTGCTTAA
- a CDS encoding YqgE/AlgH family protein: protein MNYSYKGKILISTPDISGDIFSRSVVLVIEHSESGAFGLILNKKNRTMSDRFKSFFDFPVEVYDGGPVENDKVFFIIKGKKITEQFTDITPEFYLTEDIESVINAVLQNEINIQDVKIFSGYSGWSSSQLDQEIQRKVWTVVDVYNLDYTLPNDQTLWKSIMQNLGGEFLLWANAPEDISLN from the coding sequence ATGAATTACTCTTACAAAGGTAAAATATTAATTTCCACACCTGATATTTCGGGAGATATTTTTTCCCGGTCTGTAGTGTTGGTTATTGAACATTCTGAAAGCGGAGCATTTGGATTAATCTTAAATAAGAAAAACCGAACCATGAGTGATCGTTTCAAAAGCTTTTTCGATTTCCCGGTAGAAGTATATGATGGAGGTCCGGTAGAAAACGACAAAGTTTTCTTTATCATTAAAGGAAAAAAAATTACGGAACAGTTTACCGATATTACCCCCGAATTTTATCTTACCGAAGATATTGAAAGCGTAATTAATGCTGTTTTACAAAACGAAATAAACATTCAGGATGTTAAAATATTTTCGGGATATTCCGGCTGGTCTTCTTCTCAATTAGATCAGGAAATCCAGAGAAAAGTTTGGACGGTAGTAGATGTTTACAATTTAGATTACACGCTTCCAAACGATCAAACGTTATGGAAGTCTATTATGCAAAATCTTGGAGGTGAGTTTCTTTTGTGGGCAAATGCCCCGGAAGATATTTCGCTTAACTAA
- a CDS encoding DUF2147 domain-containing protein produces MKKLLFTIAFSLFGVLSFAQIEGKWKTIDDETKQAKSIVEIYKKSDGKYYGKVSQLLIKTGDPNCTSCKDDRKGKPILGMEVIRGLKKDGEEFTGGTITDPKTGKIYKCAITKSGDNLNVRGYIGLSLIGRTQVWQKVK; encoded by the coding sequence ATGAAAAAATTACTGTTCACAATCGCATTTTCTCTTTTTGGAGTTCTTTCCTTTGCTCAAATTGAAGGAAAATGGAAAACCATAGACGATGAAACAAAACAGGCAAAATCTATTGTAGAAATCTATAAAAAATCTGATGGAAAATATTATGGTAAGGTTTCTCAGCTATTAATAAAAACGGGTGATCCAAATTGTACATCTTGTAAAGACGACAGAAAAGGAAAACCTATCTTGGGCATGGAAGTTATTAGAGGACTGAAAAAAGACGGAGAAGAATTTACCGGAGGAACAATTACAGATCCTAAAACTGGTAAAATTTATAAGTGTGCCATTACAAAAAGCGGTGATAATCTTAATGTTAGAGGTTATATTGGTTTATCTTTAATCGGTAGAACTCAAGTTTGGCAGAAGGTTAAATAA
- a CDS encoding OstA-like protein encodes MRVYLFFFLLIFSAAMAQNTPVKRDPYLQNPVKNQPPKNNPDNKIRIINADEIKKDTKYDGNQYFLGNVQLEHQGSILYADEVVFYEEENFVKAIGNTKLQNSDGSVITASEMEYDGNSQKGVARKNVVLTDPKGTVIKTQTMYYDRMANQAYFNTGGTINDGKSITYTKSATYYLSTRVVDLSGDVKIVDNDYTLEGRNVVQNQNTGIVDINGYTVITNNKNPKNRIVTEKGTHNLNTKESFLTKNSKIFYNDKILTGDEIYYNQLTGFGKATGNVTIDDPLEKRYMKGGYGEIFEKKDSAMMTKSPYAVKILEKDSIYFAAEKILSYQRPDSADIKKKKNFLRAFRKARVYKSNAQGRADSIAFNETDGVLHMFRDPILWSGEKQVTGDKIEAYLNTVTENIDSLKVLGNALAISKVDSLTLVDEFNQVKGKLMTVYYEGKDIKEIKVIGNAQAITFADEENKTTKKPERIGITLTSCGIIGAFFEEKKLQIISCSIGATATTYPMSKIEPEKRKFPDFNWNTKDRIRKWQDILLDSPNNEEIKYVPNDELYNKAKDAVDRAKAKEEAKKPKRVKK; translated from the coding sequence ATGAGAGTTTACCTTTTCTTTTTTTTGCTGATTTTCTCGGCAGCAATGGCGCAGAATACACCTGTTAAGCGAGATCCTTATTTGCAGAATCCGGTAAAAAATCAGCCTCCTAAAAATAATCCGGATAACAAAATCAGAATCATCAACGCCGATGAAATTAAAAAAGATACAAAATACGACGGAAACCAATATTTTTTAGGAAATGTTCAGCTTGAACATCAGGGGTCAATTCTATATGCAGATGAAGTGGTCTTTTACGAAGAAGAAAACTTTGTAAAAGCCATTGGGAATACCAAACTTCAGAATTCTGATGGTTCTGTTATTACTGCTTCCGAAATGGAATACGACGGAAACTCCCAAAAAGGAGTTGCCCGAAAAAATGTTGTGCTTACAGATCCTAAAGGAACTGTAATTAAAACACAGACAATGTATTACGACAGGATGGCAAATCAGGCATATTTCAATACCGGAGGAACCATCAATGACGGGAAAAGTATTACATACACAAAATCGGCAACGTATTATCTTTCAACAAGAGTTGTAGATCTTTCTGGAGATGTAAAAATTGTCGATAACGATTATACATTAGAAGGGAGAAATGTAGTTCAGAACCAGAATACAGGTATTGTCGATATTAATGGTTACACAGTTATCACCAACAACAAAAATCCTAAAAACAGAATTGTAACCGAGAAAGGAACGCATAATCTTAATACCAAAGAATCTTTTCTTACCAAAAATTCTAAGATTTTTTATAATGATAAAATTCTTACCGGAGACGAAATTTATTATAACCAGCTTACGGGATTCGGAAAAGCCACTGGAAATGTTACCATTGATGATCCTTTAGAAAAAAGATATATGAAAGGCGGATATGGAGAAATTTTCGAGAAGAAAGATTCTGCTATGATGACGAAAAGTCCCTATGCCGTAAAAATTTTAGAAAAAGATTCTATTTATTTTGCGGCAGAAAAAATTCTTTCCTATCAACGTCCCGATTCTGCAGATATTAAGAAGAAGAAAAATTTTCTGCGTGCATTCCGAAAGGCAAGAGTATATAAATCTAATGCTCAGGGAAGAGCAGATTCTATTGCTTTTAACGAAACCGATGGTGTTCTTCACATGTTTAGAGATCCTATTCTCTGGAGTGGAGAAAAACAGGTGACGGGCGATAAAATTGAAGCATATTTAAATACCGTTACCGAAAATATAGATTCCCTTAAAGTATTAGGGAATGCTTTAGCCATCAGCAAAGTAGATTCTCTCACACTTGTAGACGAATTTAATCAGGTAAAAGGTAAGCTGATGACGGTTTACTACGAAGGTAAGGATATTAAAGAGATTAAAGTTATTGGGAACGCTCAGGCAATTACTTTTGCCGACGAAGAAAATAAGACTACCAAAAAACCGGAAAGAATTGGGATAACACTCACTTCTTGCGGGATTATTGGTGCATTTTTCGAAGAAAAAAAGCTGCAGATTATTTCCTGCAGTATTGGTGCTACTGCAACTACTTATCCCATGAGTAAAATAGAACCAGAAAAAAGAAAATTTCCCGATTTCAACTGGAATACAAAAGACAGAATCAGGAAATGGCAGGATATATTGCTGGATTCTCCGAATAACGAGGAAATAAAATATGTTCCTAATGATGAGCTTTATAACAAAGCCAAAGATGCAGTAGATCGTGCTAAAGCGAAAGAAGAGGCTAAAAAGCCGAAAAGGGTTAAGAAATAA